ATCACGACGCGCCCCGCATGCAGACCGGGCGCGGTCGGTCCGACCCCGCACACGATCGTGCGCATCGCCGCCCTGGGTGACCTCCATGTCCGCGACACGTTGCCCCAGCCGCTTCGCGATCTCTTCGCGGAGGTAAGCGGCAGGGCGGAAGTCCTGGTTCTCTGCGGCGACCTCACCGACCGGGGCTTGCCTGACGAAGCCGAGGCGCTGGCCGAGGCCCTCGCCGTCTGCCGCATTCCCATCATTAGCGTCCTTGGCAACCATGACTACGAATCGGGCCAGCAAGGCGCCCTGCACAGTATCCTCGCCCGGAGCGGGGTGTCGGTGTTGGACGGTGAGTCTCATGAGGTGCATGGCGTGGGCTTCGCGGGGGTCAAGGGCTTCGCCGGCGGATTCGACGATCAGGTGCTCCAGCCATGGGGTGAGGAGATCGTCAAGCAATTCGTCCACGAGGCGGTGAACGAATCATTGCGCCTCGAGACAGCCCTCACTCGCCTCCGGTCTGAGACTGGAAGCCTGCGGGCCGTCGCGCTGATGCACTACGCCCCGATTCGACAGACCGTGGAGGGAGAGCCCCTGGAACTGGTGCCATTTCTAGGGTCGTCGCGCTTGGTGGACCCCATCGACCGCTCCGGTGCCGTTGCGGTGTTCCACGCCCATGCGCATCATGGATCTTACGCCGGCACGACCCCTAAAGGCATCCCTGTGTACAATGTCTCGCTCCCCGTGTTACGTCGCCTCACCCCCGAGCGGCCATTCGCCCTCATCGAGGTTTGAGTCAGCGCG
This region of bacterium genomic DNA includes:
- a CDS encoding metallophosphoesterase; the protein is MRIAALGDLHVRDTLPQPLRDLFAEVSGRAEVLVLCGDLTDRGLPDEAEALAEALAVCRIPIISVLGNHDYESGQQGALHSILARSGVSVLDGESHEVHGVGFAGVKGFAGGFDDQVLQPWGEEIVKQFVHEAVNESLRLETALTRLRSETGSLRAVALMHYAPIRQTVEGEPLELVPFLGSSRLVDPIDRSGAVAVFHAHAHHGSYAGTTPKGIPVYNVSLPVLRRLTPERPFALIEV